A stretch of the Neofelis nebulosa isolate mNeoNeb1 chromosome 1, mNeoNeb1.pri, whole genome shotgun sequence genome encodes the following:
- the SFXN1 gene encoding sideroflexin-1 isoform X1 gives MSTLALQKESRTMSGELPANINIKEPRWDQSTFVGRANHFFTVTDPRNILLSNEQLENARRVVHDYRQGIVPPGLTENELWRAKYIYDSAFHPDTGEKMILIGRMSAQVPMNMTITGCMMTFYRTTPAVLFWQWINQSFNAVVNYTNRSGDAPLTVNELGTAYVSATTGAVATALGLNALTKHVSPLIGRFVPFAAVAAANCINIPLMRQRELKVGIPVTDENGNRLGESANAAKQAITQVVVSRILMAAPGMAIPPFIMNTLEKKAFLKRFPWMSAPIQVGLVGFCLVFATPLCCALFPQKSSMSVTSLEAELQAKIRETYPELRRVYFNKGL, from the exons AGTCCAGGACGATGTCTGGAGAACTTCCAGCAAACATTAACATCAAGGAACCTCGATGGGATCAAAGCACCTTTGTTGGACGAGCCAATCATTTCTTCACTGTGACAGACCCCAGGAATATTCTGTTAAGCAACGAACAACTAGAGAATGCTAGAAGAGTGGTGCATGATTACAG GCAAGGAATTGTTCCTCCTGGTCTCACAGAAAATGAGTTATGGAGAGCAAAATACATCTATGATTCAGCTTTTCATCCCGACACTGGTGAAAAGATGATTTTGATAGGCAGAATGTCAGCTCAGGTTCCAATGAACATGACCATCACAGGTTGTATGATGACGTTTTATAG GACCACGCCGGCGGTGCTGTTCTGGCAGTGGATTAACCAGTCCTTCAATGCCGTGGTCAATTACACCAACAGAAGTGGAGACGCTCCCCTCACTGTAAA tgAATTGGGAACAGCTTATGTTTCTGCCACAACTGGAGCCGTAGCAACAGCTCTGGGACTCAATGCATTGACCAAG CACGTCTCACCACTCATAGGACGTTTTGTTCCCTTTGCTGCGGTAGCTGCTGCTAATTGCATTAATATCCCGTTAATGCGGCAAAG GGAACTCAAAGTCGGCATTCCCGTCACAGACGAGAATGGGAACCGCTTGGGCGAGTCGGCCAATGCTGCAAAACAAGCCATCACACAGGTGGTCGTCTCCAGGATTCTCATGGCAGCCCCGGGCATGG CCATCCCTCCATTTATCATGAACACTTTGGAGAAGAAAGCCTTCCTAAAG AGGTTCCCGTGGATGAGTGCACCTATTCAAGTTGGATTAGTTGGCTTTTG TTTGGTGTTTGCTACGCCGCTGTGTTGTGCTCTGTTTCCTCAGAAAAG TTCCATGTCTGTGACGAGCTTGGAGGCTGAGCTGCAAGCCAAGATCCGAGAGACCTATCCTGAATTACGGCGCGTGTACTTTAACAAGGGATTATAA
- the SFXN1 gene encoding sideroflexin-1 isoform X2, with the protein MSGELPANINIKEPRWDQSTFVGRANHFFTVTDPRNILLSNEQLENARRVVHDYRQGIVPPGLTENELWRAKYIYDSAFHPDTGEKMILIGRMSAQVPMNMTITGCMMTFYRTTPAVLFWQWINQSFNAVVNYTNRSGDAPLTVNELGTAYVSATTGAVATALGLNALTKHVSPLIGRFVPFAAVAAANCINIPLMRQRELKVGIPVTDENGNRLGESANAAKQAITQVVVSRILMAAPGMAIPPFIMNTLEKKAFLKRFPWMSAPIQVGLVGFCLVFATPLCCALFPQKSSMSVTSLEAELQAKIRETYPELRRVYFNKGL; encoded by the exons ATGTCTGGAGAACTTCCAGCAAACATTAACATCAAGGAACCTCGATGGGATCAAAGCACCTTTGTTGGACGAGCCAATCATTTCTTCACTGTGACAGACCCCAGGAATATTCTGTTAAGCAACGAACAACTAGAGAATGCTAGAAGAGTGGTGCATGATTACAG GCAAGGAATTGTTCCTCCTGGTCTCACAGAAAATGAGTTATGGAGAGCAAAATACATCTATGATTCAGCTTTTCATCCCGACACTGGTGAAAAGATGATTTTGATAGGCAGAATGTCAGCTCAGGTTCCAATGAACATGACCATCACAGGTTGTATGATGACGTTTTATAG GACCACGCCGGCGGTGCTGTTCTGGCAGTGGATTAACCAGTCCTTCAATGCCGTGGTCAATTACACCAACAGAAGTGGAGACGCTCCCCTCACTGTAAA tgAATTGGGAACAGCTTATGTTTCTGCCACAACTGGAGCCGTAGCAACAGCTCTGGGACTCAATGCATTGACCAAG CACGTCTCACCACTCATAGGACGTTTTGTTCCCTTTGCTGCGGTAGCTGCTGCTAATTGCATTAATATCCCGTTAATGCGGCAAAG GGAACTCAAAGTCGGCATTCCCGTCACAGACGAGAATGGGAACCGCTTGGGCGAGTCGGCCAATGCTGCAAAACAAGCCATCACACAGGTGGTCGTCTCCAGGATTCTCATGGCAGCCCCGGGCATGG CCATCCCTCCATTTATCATGAACACTTTGGAGAAGAAAGCCTTCCTAAAG AGGTTCCCGTGGATGAGTGCACCTATTCAAGTTGGATTAGTTGGCTTTTG TTTGGTGTTTGCTACGCCGCTGTGTTGTGCTCTGTTTCCTCAGAAAAG TTCCATGTCTGTGACGAGCTTGGAGGCTGAGCTGCAAGCCAAGATCCGAGAGACCTATCCTGAATTACGGCGCGTGTACTTTAACAAGGGATTATAA